CCATCTATAATGCCATTCGTAATTAGACTAATGCAGCCATTTTCTCCTGTTGAAGCCTTGCGAATTCATTCGGAGAAAGGTTTCCGAGTGAACTGTGCGGCCTATCCTCGTTATAGTCCCTGCGCCATTC
This DNA window, taken from Deltaproteobacteria bacterium, encodes the following:
- a CDS encoding integrase core domain-containing protein; amino-acid sequence: EWRRDYNEDRPHSSLGNLSPNEFARLQQEKMAALV